AAGTCGCAAGGAAAGGAAGTCAGTATAGCTGAATTGTTGCAGTATATGGTTTCTGAAAGCGATAGCACTGCTTGCGATGCGCTGTTACGACTTGTTGGCGGACCGCAGCACGTGACTGAATATTTACGCGATCTTGGCGTTAATGACGTTGTTGTTGCGAATACCGAGAACGAAATTCAGTTCGGTACGGAGCCAGGATTGCAGTATCGTAACTCGGCTACACCCGAGGCCGCCGTTAATTTATTACGAGTTTTTCATGAAGGGCAAGGGCTTTCAGAAGCCAGTCAAGCGTTACTCCTCAAATGGATGGTAGAAAGTCCGACAGGCGCACGCCGTATCAAAGGACTGTTACCAGAGGGAACGGTTGTAGCCCACAAAACCGGAACTTCAGCGACGGTTGATGGCGTAACGGCTGCAACTAATGATGTGGGAGTTGTGACGCTACCGAATGGAAAACATCTCGCGATCGCGGTTTTTGTTTCAGATTCGACGGCTAACGGTACAATCCGCGAAGAAACGATCGCTAAGATTGCTCGAGCGGTATGGGATGAATGGAGCAAATAGCAACTATAGCTTTAATCCCCAACTTCTTAAAGGATATTAAATTCAGTTAAGGTTAAGGGCGATCGCGATTATAGCGACTAATGAGATCGCACCGATTGCTCGACGGAAGTAGTTAACCCCCTCAAAAGTTTCCTCCCAAGCCCAAGTGAACCAAGCACCGAAGGCGATTAAATTGAAGACTGTGTGGATTTGACCGGTTGCAAGTACGGAGCGAAGCACGGTTGCTACTATCCCAACAATCATGGGTAAGTTGGGAGGTTGAGCGATAACGATCTTGCCTTCACTGTCTCGAAAGATGCGATCGAATAATGTAGGCTTGGTTTCTAGGGTATCGGGATCGCGGTTTAACTGAGATGACATTGGCTCTGGCTTTGAAAATACGACTTGAGAGTTCATCTTAAGGCGGTTCCACAGGACAGCGCCTATACCGGACGTTAGATTTTATCGTGCGGTATAGCCTGTCTCAAATATTGGGCGATCCCGCAGGGATCCGCGTAGCGGCACGCGCGATACCCGCTCCGGCGCGATCGCTCTTTCGATAGCAAACAGCCCTCGAATTTTGTATCTCGAATTAGATACTATTAAATGTCTTTTGTCAAGACAAAAACACTGCCTTGATTGCCCCGTCCGATCCGAAGTTCGTTATCGAGATAAGTGATTTCGAGCCATCCTTGGCGATCGCGATCGCCAATATTAAAATCGATCGGCGAAAACTTTTTCCCCACTTCAATTTGTTTGACCATTTCTCCCGGCGACTGGTAGCCCAGAAAACGCTGTAAACCGACGATCGCGCGCTCGAATTTGACGTTAACGCGGCGTTCGGAAATGACCTCCAAATTCGCAGCAACGGCAACCAATCCTTCCAACCACGGCAACCCGATAATCTCGGCCAGATTATAAATTTTTCCCGAATCCGTGCGAATGCACTGGTACACTTGTCCGAGTTTAAAACCGGGAAAGCGATCGAAACCGAGTAATTCTCGGCTGGTGGTATAAAGCAAGCGCCAGTTTCCATCCAAAAGATCGCCGCGCTCGATGGGGTTAGGCGTAGGGTTGCGATCTTCGAGGCGCGCGATCGCAGCCAGAATTTCCACCTTATCCAGTTCG
The window above is part of the Oscillatoria sp. FACHB-1406 genome. Proteins encoded here:
- a CDS encoding PAP/fibrillin family protein, with protein sequence MIDKTELLKTIAGKNRGLLAGELDKVEILAAIARLEDRNPTPNPIERGDLLDGNWRLLYTTSRELLGFDRFPGFKLGQVYQCIRTDSGKIYNLAEIIGLPWLEGLVAVAANLEVISERRVNVKFERAIVGLQRFLGYQSPGEMVKQIEVGKKFSPIDFNIGDRDRQGWLEITYLDNELRIGRGNQGSVFVLTKDI
- the bla gene encoding class A beta-lactamase; its protein translation is MIKNVWLCLLCGSLLIVGCASYNSSNGAAKPENPADTRKEGVAPTPNTNNELRVPLSGSLRDRIEQISQTARGKVGVAATVLETGESVTLNGNLPFPMQSVYKFPIAMAVLAEVDRGTLKLDQKIRLEASDIVRESVVLNEKSQGKEVSIAELLQYMVSESDSTACDALLRLVGGPQHVTEYLRDLGVNDVVVANTENEIQFGTEPGLQYRNSATPEAAVNLLRVFHEGQGLSEASQALLLKWMVESPTGARRIKGLLPEGTVVAHKTGTSATVDGVTAATNDVGVVTLPNGKHLAIAVFVSDSTANGTIREETIAKIARAVWDEWSK